In Nostoc sp. GT001, a genomic segment contains:
- the psbA gene encoding photosystem II q(b) protein, giving the protein MTTTLQQRSSANVWDRFCEWITSTNNRIYIGWFGVVMIPTLLAATACFVIAFIAAPPVDIDGIREPVAGSLIYGNNIISGAVVPSSNAIGLHFYPIWEAASLDEWLYNGGPYQLVIFHFLIGVFCYMGREWELSYRLGMRPWIAIAYSAPVAAASAVFLVYPIGQGSFSDGMPLGISGTFNFMIVFQAEHNILMHPFHQLGVAGVFGGSLFSAMHGSLVTSSLVRETTETESQNYGYKFGQEEETYNIVAAHGYFGRLIFQYASFNNSRSLHFFLAAWPVIGIWFTALGVSTMAFNLNGFNFNQSIIDSEGRVIATWADVINRANLGMEVMHERNAHNFPLDLAAGDSAPVALTAPAING; this is encoded by the coding sequence ATGACAACAACCTTACAACAGCGCTCAAGCGCTAACGTATGGGATCGATTCTGTGAATGGATCACCAGCACCAACAACCGGATCTACATCGGTTGGTTCGGCGTAGTAATGATTCCAACCTTGCTAGCCGCAACAGCTTGCTTCGTAATCGCCTTCATCGCCGCTCCTCCCGTTGACATCGATGGAATCCGCGAACCAGTAGCAGGTTCCTTGATATACGGAAACAACATAATTTCCGGTGCAGTAGTACCTTCCTCCAACGCTATCGGTTTACACTTCTACCCAATTTGGGAAGCAGCATCCTTAGATGAGTGGTTATACAACGGTGGTCCTTACCAATTGGTAATCTTCCACTTCCTGATAGGCGTATTCTGCTACATGGGACGTGAATGGGAACTATCCTACCGGTTAGGAATGCGTCCTTGGATTGCGATTGCATATTCAGCACCAGTAGCAGCAGCAAGTGCAGTATTCTTGGTATACCCCATCGGACAAGGTTCATTCTCTGATGGTATGCCTTTAGGTATCTCAGGAACCTTCAACTTCATGATCGTGTTCCAAGCAGAACACAACATCTTGATGCACCCCTTCCACCAACTAGGTGTAGCAGGTGTGTTCGGCGGAAGTTTGTTCTCAGCAATGCACGGTTCACTCGTAACTTCCTCCTTAGTTCGTGAAACCACCGAAACCGAGTCACAAAACTACGGTTACAAATTCGGTCAAGAAGAAGAAACCTACAACATCGTTGCAGCCCACGGCTACTTCGGTCGGTTAATCTTCCAATACGCTTCCTTCAACAACAGCCGTTCACTGCACTTCTTCCTCGCAGCATGGCCTGTAATCGGCATCTGGTTCACCGCCTTGGGTGTAAGCACAATGGCGTTCAACTTGAACGGTTTCAACTTCAACCAATCAATCATTGACTCTGAAGGTCGTGTGATTGCAACTTGGGCGGATGTAATCAACCGGGCTAACCTGGGTATGGAAGTAATGCACGAGCGCAATGCTCACAACTTCCCTCTCGATTTGGCTGCTGGCGATTCTGCTCCTGTTGCTCTTACTGCTCCTGCTATCAACGGTTAA
- a CDS encoding CHASE2 domain-containing serine/threonine-protein kinase, with product MVVTFKSLFRQPVILSSAIATILLVGIQKLGVFEPLEMKVYDQMMQLRADPGPDTRLLIVALSEKDIQKWNWPLSSELLDRLLGKLEEYQPRVIGLDIFRDLPVPPGHDKLLQRLQQSDIIIPICKHSGSNNPGIAPPKGVEAERVGFNDVVEDTDATIRRNLLLVSAEESDSCQSTYSFSLQLALKYLEVGGIQLEFTPKKELQLRNTVFKPLQSNAGGYEKADTNGYQILFNYRSGHQIAQQVTITEVLANQIKPDLVKDRIVLIGSTANSLNDIFNTPFASGKSDNSGKMAGIEIHAHSVSQILSAVLNKQPLLWFLPEWGEVLWIWGWTIVGGLLVWWIQHPLGLGLAAATALAVLFGANFVIFTQAGWFPVIPPALGLVFTVGSVLAYSAYQTKQEQKEITQRVQEHQQLILELQGLLRQRGNASNEAPTVIVDSIGQEIAVGTLLNNRYKITQPLGSGGFSNTYLADDIQRPGNPQCVVKQLRPPRQDAEYLNVVRRLFDAEAEILETLGKHPQIPQLLAFFEENRQFSLVQEFVRGHAMDKELTAGKRLKQAEVLEMLKEVLNVLVFVHSYGVIHRDIKPSNLIRRESDGHIVLIDFGAVKQIQPQQQEAQTISIGTPSYAPSEQMSGLPKLNSDIYALGIMGIQGLTGVEPREFRRDTNTGEIIIQSVADANQQIWQHWREFTEATDELVMILNKMVHFDFTQRYQSAAEVLKNLENV from the coding sequence ATGGTTGTAACTTTTAAAAGTTTATTTAGACAGCCAGTTATTCTTTCAAGTGCGATCGCTACAATTTTACTAGTAGGAATTCAAAAACTAGGGGTTTTCGAGCCTCTAGAAATGAAGGTCTACGACCAAATGATGCAATTACGTGCCGACCCAGGCCCAGACACTCGTTTGTTGATTGTTGCGTTAAGTGAAAAAGATATCCAAAAATGGAATTGGCCCCTGTCTAGTGAACTTCTAGACCGACTATTAGGAAAACTTGAAGAATATCAACCGCGAGTCATTGGTTTAGATATTTTTCGTGACTTACCAGTGCCGCCTGGTCATGACAAGCTACTGCAACGCCTCCAACAGAGTGATATCATCATTCCTATTTGCAAACATTCGGGTTCTAACAATCCGGGAATAGCACCCCCAAAGGGCGTTGAAGCAGAGCGAGTGGGATTTAATGATGTCGTAGAAGATACTGACGCTACAATTCGCCGCAACCTCTTATTAGTAAGTGCAGAAGAATCCGATTCTTGTCAAAGTACTTATTCTTTTAGCTTACAACTAGCACTCAAATATTTAGAAGTTGGAGGCATCCAACTAGAATTTACCCCCAAAAAAGAACTACAACTACGTAATACTGTATTTAAACCCCTACAAAGTAACGCTGGCGGCTATGAAAAAGCAGATACCAATGGCTACCAAATCCTGTTTAATTACCGTTCTGGTCATCAGATTGCCCAGCAGGTAACTATTACAGAAGTACTTGCAAATCAAATTAAACCAGATTTAGTTAAAGACCGCATCGTTTTGATTGGTTCAACAGCTAATAGTTTAAATGATATTTTTAATACGCCTTTTGCTAGCGGGAAGTCAGATAATTCTGGCAAAATGGCCGGAATTGAAATTCATGCCCACAGCGTTAGTCAAATTCTCAGCGCTGTTCTGAACAAACAACCTCTACTTTGGTTTTTGCCTGAGTGGGGTGAAGTCCTTTGGATATGGGGATGGACTATAGTTGGTGGGTTGCTGGTATGGTGGATTCAACATCCGCTAGGCTTAGGATTGGCAGCAGCAACAGCCCTTGCAGTGTTATTTGGAGCCAATTTTGTCATTTTTACCCAAGCTGGATGGTTTCCAGTCATACCTCCGGCGTTGGGGTTAGTATTTACCGTCGGCAGTGTCCTTGCCTATAGTGCTTATCAAACCAAGCAAGAGCAAAAAGAAATTACCCAACGGGTTCAAGAACACCAACAATTAATTCTAGAATTGCAAGGTCTTTTACGGCAGCGTGGCAACGCCTCAAATGAAGCGCCAACGGTAATTGTTGATTCCATTGGGCAAGAAATTGCAGTAGGAACGCTACTAAACAACCGCTACAAAATTACTCAACCCTTGGGTTCTGGAGGATTTAGCAATACTTATTTGGCTGACGATATCCAGCGTCCTGGTAATCCGCAGTGTGTGGTTAAACAGTTGCGACCTCCTCGCCAAGATGCAGAATATTTAAATGTTGTCAGACGCCTATTCGACGCGGAAGCAGAAATTTTAGAAACTTTGGGTAAGCACCCACAAATTCCCCAACTGCTAGCTTTCTTTGAAGAAAATCGGCAATTTTCCCTAGTGCAAGAATTTGTTCGAGGACACGCTATGGATAAAGAGCTAACTGCTGGGAAGCGACTAAAACAAGCTGAAGTTTTGGAGATGCTCAAAGAAGTTTTAAACGTCCTTGTTTTTGTTCACAGCTATGGTGTAATCCATCGAGATATCAAACCTAGTAACTTAATTAGGCGAGAATCAGATGGGCACATTGTTTTAATTGACTTTGGCGCTGTTAAGCAGATTCAACCCCAGCAGCAAGAAGCTCAAACTATTTCAATTGGCACTCCTAGTTATGCACCTTCGGAACAAATGAGTGGGTTGCCAAAACTCAACAGCGATATTTATGCGTTGGGAATTATGGGAATACAAGGTTTAACAGGGGTAGAACCCAGAGAGTTTCGTAGAGACACAAATACTGGTGAAATAATTATCCAAAGTGTAGCTGATGCTAATCAACAAATTTGGCAACATTGGCGCGAATTCACTGAGGCTACAGACGAGTTAGTGATGATTTTAAATAAAATGGTACATTTCGACTTCACTCAACGATATCAGTCAGCCGCAGAGGTGCTTAAAAATCTCGAAAATGTTTAG